In Daucus carota subsp. sativus chromosome 4, DH1 v3.0, whole genome shotgun sequence, one DNA window encodes the following:
- the LOC108216525 gene encoding type IV inositol polyphosphate 5-phosphatase 7-like isoform X3, which translates to MHRFQIIQAGLVLESPKHSLLLKHYTELQIFFSPTIMDKSKPTQRTHRLGKLSRRKHKKTNSTNFSDFLGQVADEDVDDDDYVASDIHCRPNEVVPSISTKSLSVFVGTWNVAGRSPVESLAGDLDNWLNIKESADIYVLGFQEIVPLIARTVIGVEDLTESQKWNLLIGQALNDQTGFSSNTLKLKPMDSRNYEQEVSTTCGASTPLTGQQNTQYIYRDQGNRYMLIASKKMVGVFVSVWIKTKVVESYDISVRVSSVACGIMGYLGNKGSVSVSMTIEGTTFCFTAAHLASGEKNGDEGRRNHQVSEIFRRTTFTRLAHKVNEHHPLTILGHDRIFWFGDLNYRLYSEDSLARQLIKEQDWAALQEFDQLQQELEDGGVFEGVTEFYGMAKG; encoded by the exons ATGCATCGCTTTCAAATCATTCAAGCAGGTCTTGTTCTCGAAAGCCCGAAGCACTCTTTATTGCTAAAACATTATACAGAACTACAGATATTTTTCTCACCAACCATCATGGATAAAAGTAAACCAACACAGAGAACTCACAGGCTTGGCAAGTTGTCTCGACGGAAGCACAAGAAGACCAACTCGACAAATTTCAGTGATTTTCTAG GCCAGGTTGCAGATGAAGACGTAGATGACGATGACTATGTGGCCAGTGATATCCACTGCAGGCCAAATGAAGTTGTTCCTAGCATTTCTACAAAATCATTAAG TGTGTTTGTGGGTACTTGGAATGTTGCTGGAAGATCTCCGGTTGAGAGTTTGGCAGGAGATTTGGATAACTGGCTAAATATCAAGGAGTCTGCTGACATCTATGTCCTAGG ATTTCAAGAAATTGTTCCCCTGATTGCCAGAACTGTAATTGGAGTGGAAGATCTGACAGAAAGTCAAAAATGGAACCTGCTTATCGGGCAAGCTCTTAATGACCAGACTGGTTTTTCTAGCAATACtctgaagttgaaaccaatggatAGCAGAAATTATGAACAAGAAGTCTCAACTACCTGTGGAGCATCAACCCCTTTGACAGGGCAGCAAAATACACAGTATATATATCGAGATCAGGGTAACAGGTACATGCTCATTGCAAGCAAGAAGATGGTTGGGGTGTTTGTAAGTGTGTGGATAAAGACGAAAGTTGTTGAGAGTTACGACATCAGTGTTAGAGTTAGTTCAGTAGCTTGTGGGATCATGGGCTATTTGGGAAACAAAGGTTCAGTTTCAGTTAGCATGACAATTGAAGGAACTACTTTTTGTTTCACTGCTGCACACTTGGCTTCGGGTGAGAAGAATGGTGATGAAGGAAGAAGGAATCACCAAGTGTCTGAAATTTTCAGACGAACAACTTTCACCAGACTCGCTCATAAGGTCAACGAGCATCATCCTCTCACCATCTTAGGCCACGA TCGGATATTCTGGTTTGGAGATCTAAACTACAGGCTATACTCAGAAGATAGCTTAGCCAGGCAACTCATAAAAGAGCAAGACTGGGCCGCACTGCAAGAATTTGATCAGCTACAGCAGGAACTAGAAGACGGCGGAGTGTTTGAAG GTGTGACAGAATTCTATGGTATGGCAAAGGGGTGA
- the LOC108216525 gene encoding type IV inositol polyphosphate 5-phosphatase 7-like isoform X2 has product MHRFQIIQAGLVLESPKHSLLLKHYTELQIFFSPTIMDKSKPTQRTHRLGKLSRRKHKKTNSTNFSDFLGQVADEDVDDDDYVASDIHCRPNEVVPSISTKSLSVFVGTWNVAGRSPVESLAGDLDNWLNIKESADIYVLGFQEIVPLIARTVIGVEDLTESQKWNLLIGQALNDQTGFSSNTLKLKPMDSRNYEQEVSTTCGASTPLTGQQNTQYIYRDQGNRYMLIASKKMVGVFVSVWIKTKVVESYDISVRVSSVACGIMGYLGNKGSVSVSMTIEGTTFCFTAAHLASGEKNGDEGRRNHQVSEIFRRTTFTRLAHKVNEHHPLTILGHDRIFWFGDLNYRLYSEDSLARQLIKEQDWAALQEFDQLQQELEDGGVFEGWKEGNIEFAPTYKYSKINSNHYSGGIGSKQREKKRTPAWCDRILWYGKGVKQLSYLRSESNFSDHRPVSAIFSTYIVLKSANPRLTFVPSKYMSI; this is encoded by the exons ATGCATCGCTTTCAAATCATTCAAGCAGGTCTTGTTCTCGAAAGCCCGAAGCACTCTTTATTGCTAAAACATTATACAGAACTACAGATATTTTTCTCACCAACCATCATGGATAAAAGTAAACCAACACAGAGAACTCACAGGCTTGGCAAGTTGTCTCGACGGAAGCACAAGAAGACCAACTCGACAAATTTCAGTGATTTTCTAG GCCAGGTTGCAGATGAAGACGTAGATGACGATGACTATGTGGCCAGTGATATCCACTGCAGGCCAAATGAAGTTGTTCCTAGCATTTCTACAAAATCATTAAG TGTGTTTGTGGGTACTTGGAATGTTGCTGGAAGATCTCCGGTTGAGAGTTTGGCAGGAGATTTGGATAACTGGCTAAATATCAAGGAGTCTGCTGACATCTATGTCCTAGG ATTTCAAGAAATTGTTCCCCTGATTGCCAGAACTGTAATTGGAGTGGAAGATCTGACAGAAAGTCAAAAATGGAACCTGCTTATCGGGCAAGCTCTTAATGACCAGACTGGTTTTTCTAGCAATACtctgaagttgaaaccaatggatAGCAGAAATTATGAACAAGAAGTCTCAACTACCTGTGGAGCATCAACCCCTTTGACAGGGCAGCAAAATACACAGTATATATATCGAGATCAGGGTAACAGGTACATGCTCATTGCAAGCAAGAAGATGGTTGGGGTGTTTGTAAGTGTGTGGATAAAGACGAAAGTTGTTGAGAGTTACGACATCAGTGTTAGAGTTAGTTCAGTAGCTTGTGGGATCATGGGCTATTTGGGAAACAAAGGTTCAGTTTCAGTTAGCATGACAATTGAAGGAACTACTTTTTGTTTCACTGCTGCACACTTGGCTTCGGGTGAGAAGAATGGTGATGAAGGAAGAAGGAATCACCAAGTGTCTGAAATTTTCAGACGAACAACTTTCACCAGACTCGCTCATAAGGTCAACGAGCATCATCCTCTCACCATCTTAGGCCACGA TCGGATATTCTGGTTTGGAGATCTAAACTACAGGCTATACTCAGAAGATAGCTTAGCCAGGCAACTCATAAAAGAGCAAGACTGGGCCGCACTGCAAGAATTTGATCAGCTACAGCAGGAACTAGAAGACGGCGGAGTGTTTGAAGGTTGGAAAGAGGGAAATATAGAATTTGCACCTACATATAAGTACTCTAAAATAAATAGCAATCACTACTCAGGAGGCATTGGAAGTAAACAAAGAGAGAAGAAACGAACTCCAGCATG GTGTGACAGAATTCTATGGTATGGCAAAGGGGTGAAACAACTATCTTACCTTCGCAGTGAGAGCAACTTCTCAGATCATCGACCTGTGTCAGCTATTTTCTCTACCTATATAGTTCTCAAATCTGCCAACCCCAGGCTTACATTTGTTCCAAGCAAATATATGTCAATATAA
- the LOC108216525 gene encoding type IV inositol polyphosphate 5-phosphatase 7-like isoform X1: MHRFQIIQAGLVLESPKHSLLLKHYTELQIFFSPTIMDKSKPTQRTHRLGKLSRRKHKKTNSTNFSDFLGQVADEDVDDDDYVASDIHCRPNEVVPSISTKSLSVFVGTWNVAGRSPVESLAGDLDNWLNIKESADIYVLGFQEIVPLIARTVIGVEDLTESQKWNLLIGQALNDQTGFSSNTLKLKPMDSRNYEQEVSTTCGASTPLTGQQNTQYIYRDQGNRYMLIASKKMVGVFVSVWIKTKVVESYDISVRVSSVACGIMGYLGNKGSVSVSMTIEGTTFCFTAAHLASGEKNGDEGRRNHQVSEIFRRTTFTRLAHKVNEHHPLTILGHDRIFWFGDLNYRLYSEDSLARQLIKEQDWAALQEFDQLQQELEDGGVFEGWKEGNIEFAPTYKYSKINSNHYSGGIGSKQREKKRTPACRCDRILWYGKGVKQLSYLRSESNFSDHRPVSAIFSTYIVLKSANPRLTFVPSKYMSI, translated from the exons ATGCATCGCTTTCAAATCATTCAAGCAGGTCTTGTTCTCGAAAGCCCGAAGCACTCTTTATTGCTAAAACATTATACAGAACTACAGATATTTTTCTCACCAACCATCATGGATAAAAGTAAACCAACACAGAGAACTCACAGGCTTGGCAAGTTGTCTCGACGGAAGCACAAGAAGACCAACTCGACAAATTTCAGTGATTTTCTAG GCCAGGTTGCAGATGAAGACGTAGATGACGATGACTATGTGGCCAGTGATATCCACTGCAGGCCAAATGAAGTTGTTCCTAGCATTTCTACAAAATCATTAAG TGTGTTTGTGGGTACTTGGAATGTTGCTGGAAGATCTCCGGTTGAGAGTTTGGCAGGAGATTTGGATAACTGGCTAAATATCAAGGAGTCTGCTGACATCTATGTCCTAGG ATTTCAAGAAATTGTTCCCCTGATTGCCAGAACTGTAATTGGAGTGGAAGATCTGACAGAAAGTCAAAAATGGAACCTGCTTATCGGGCAAGCTCTTAATGACCAGACTGGTTTTTCTAGCAATACtctgaagttgaaaccaatggatAGCAGAAATTATGAACAAGAAGTCTCAACTACCTGTGGAGCATCAACCCCTTTGACAGGGCAGCAAAATACACAGTATATATATCGAGATCAGGGTAACAGGTACATGCTCATTGCAAGCAAGAAGATGGTTGGGGTGTTTGTAAGTGTGTGGATAAAGACGAAAGTTGTTGAGAGTTACGACATCAGTGTTAGAGTTAGTTCAGTAGCTTGTGGGATCATGGGCTATTTGGGAAACAAAGGTTCAGTTTCAGTTAGCATGACAATTGAAGGAACTACTTTTTGTTTCACTGCTGCACACTTGGCTTCGGGTGAGAAGAATGGTGATGAAGGAAGAAGGAATCACCAAGTGTCTGAAATTTTCAGACGAACAACTTTCACCAGACTCGCTCATAAGGTCAACGAGCATCATCCTCTCACCATCTTAGGCCACGA TCGGATATTCTGGTTTGGAGATCTAAACTACAGGCTATACTCAGAAGATAGCTTAGCCAGGCAACTCATAAAAGAGCAAGACTGGGCCGCACTGCAAGAATTTGATCAGCTACAGCAGGAACTAGAAGACGGCGGAGTGTTTGAAGGTTGGAAAGAGGGAAATATAGAATTTGCACCTACATATAAGTACTCTAAAATAAATAGCAATCACTACTCAGGAGGCATTGGAAGTAAACAAAGAGAGAAGAAACGAACTCCAGCATG CAGGTGTGACAGAATTCTATGGTATGGCAAAGGGGTGAAACAACTATCTTACCTTCGCAGTGAGAGCAACTTCTCAGATCATCGACCTGTGTCAGCTATTTTCTCTACCTATATAGTTCTCAAATCTGCCAACCCCAGGCTTACATTTGTTCCAAGCAAATATATGTCAATATAA
- the LOC108216527 gene encoding probable prolyl 4-hydroxylase 6: MENHKLCFFFFLLLVSMLFLCSTLFSYSAAFRFFSSSAWTWSHPFHITAVHNNIQRRSVLKLTTGVESAATFNPTRVSRISWQPRVFSYKKFLTDEECEHLINLAKVGSLEKSMVVNDETGEGEASDVRTSSGMFLDTAHDEVVASIERRIAAWTFLPTENGEQMQILHYEHGQKYEPHADFFVDDFNVRAGGNRVATVLMYLSNVDKGGETIFPASEAKDFQPKDDTWSDCAKTGYGVKAKKGDALLFYNLHINLTADHMSLHGSCPVEKGEKWSATKWIHEKPYKDGRGSECIDEDEDCALWAKEGECEKNPIYMMGTKDDPGACSKSCNACSA, translated from the exons ATGGAAAATCATAAACtttgtttcttcttctttctgTTACTAGTATCCATGCTCTTTCTTTGCTCCACTCTGTTTTCATACTCTGCAGCTTTTCGCTTCTTCTCTAGTTCAGCTTGGACATGGAGTCACCCTTTTCATATTACTGCTGTTCACAATAATAT ACAACGAAGGTCAGTGCTGAAGTTAACCACTGGAGTCGAATCAGCGGCTACTTTTAATCCTACAAGAGTCTCTCGGATTTCCTGGCAACCCAG GGTGTTCTCGTACAAGAAATTTTTAACAGATGAAGAGTGTGAACATCTTATCAATCTG GCCAAGGTAGGGAGCCTTGAAAAATCAATGGTTGTCAACGATGAAACTGGCGAGGGCGAGGCTAGTGATGTCCGAACAAGCTCCGGCATGTTTCTTGACACAGCACAT GATGAAGTAGTTGCCAGCATTGAAAGAAGGATAGCTGCTTGGACATTTCTTCCTACAG AAAACGGGGAGCAAATGCAAATTCTTCATTACGAACATGGTCAAAAATACGAGCCTCATGCTGATttttttgttgatgattttaATGTTCGAGCTGGTGGCAACCGAGTGGCAACAGTACTTATGTATCTGTCTAATGTTGACAAAGGCGGGGAAACAATATTTCCAGCATCAGAG GCAAAAGATTTTCAGCCAAAGGATGATACTTGGTCTGATTGTGCTAAAACTGGTTACGGAG TGAAAGCAAAGAAGGGAGACGCATTGCTGTTTTATAATCTGCATATAAATTTAACAGCTGACCACATGAGCTTACATGGGAGCTGTCCAGTGGAAAAAGGTGAAAAATGGTCCGCGACAAAGTGGATACATGAAAAGCCTTATAAAGACGGAAGGGGGAGTGAGTGcattgatgaagatgaagactGCGCTTTGTGGGCTAAAGAGGGTGAATGCGAAAAAAATCCAATATATATGATGGGTACTAAGGATGATCCTGGAGCTTGCAGCAAAAGCTGTAATGCTTGCTCTGCatag